One genomic segment of Bacteroides caccae includes these proteins:
- a CDS encoding TlpA disulfide reductase family protein: MKKSSILILIAICLFSCSKPSKEASITGEIKGLGTDTLYLYGMDELRDRIDTIFTKDDKFAYTIPVDTITPAFLLINNQIEYPIYLDKGNKIKIKGDISNPEYLHIEGNIYNQEFTAFQEDLRGLGTPSEKVLEQKAEEFIRGHHSSFVSLYLLDKYFVQKDSPDFNKIKKLIEVMAGVLQDKLYIERLNESISQAEKTEIGKYAPFFSLPNVKGEKISRTSENLKKKNLLINFWASWGDSIANQNSNAELREIYKKYKKNKYIAMLGISLDLNKEQWKDAIKRDTLDWEQVCDFDGFNSEVAKQYTIRQIPANILLSADGKILAKDLKGEKLKKKIEEVVSAAEEKDKKDNKKRNNQ, translated from the coding sequence ATGAAAAAGAGTAGCATTTTAATCCTCATAGCTATCTGCCTGTTCAGTTGCAGCAAGCCTTCCAAGGAAGCCAGTATCACCGGAGAAATCAAAGGATTGGGAACAGATACACTTTACCTGTACGGCATGGACGAATTGCGCGACCGGATAGACACGATCTTCACCAAGGACGACAAATTCGCCTATACCATCCCGGTAGACACCATTACTCCTGCTTTTCTGCTTATCAACAACCAAATAGAATATCCCATATATCTTGATAAAGGAAACAAAATCAAAATTAAAGGAGATATAAGCAATCCGGAATACCTTCATATCGAAGGGAATATATATAATCAGGAGTTTACTGCTTTCCAGGAAGATCTGCGAGGGCTGGGCACTCCCTCTGAAAAGGTATTGGAGCAGAAAGCGGAAGAGTTCATCCGGGGACATCATTCTTCATTCGTCAGCCTCTACCTATTGGATAAATACTTCGTCCAAAAAGACTCGCCCGACTTCAATAAAATAAAAAAACTCATCGAAGTAATGGCAGGAGTATTGCAAGACAAACTTTACATCGAACGTCTTAACGAAAGCATCTCCCAAGCGGAAAAGACAGAGATCGGTAAATATGCCCCATTTTTCAGTCTCCCTAATGTGAAAGGAGAAAAGATAAGCCGCACATCGGAAAACCTCAAAAAGAAAAACCTGCTAATCAATTTCTGGGCTTCATGGGGTGATAGTATTGCCAATCAAAACAGCAATGCCGAACTGCGGGAAATCTACAAAAAATACAAAAAGAATAAATATATAGCCATGTTGGGCATTTCTCTTGACTTGAACAAGGAGCAATGGAAAGACGCTATTAAACGTGACACGCTGGACTGGGAACAAGTGTGCGACTTCGATGGATTTAACTCCGAAGTTGCTAAACAATATACGATCCGGCAAATACCGGCCAACATACTCCTGTCAGCAGACGGAAAGATTCTGGCAAAGGACCTCAAAGGCGAAAAGCTGAAGAAGAAAATTGAAGAAGTAGTTTCCGCAGCAGAAGAAAAAGATAAGAAAGACAACAAAAAAAGAAATAACCAGTAA
- a CDS encoding 6-bladed beta-propeller yields the protein MKNRSIIFSLCACSLLAIFAFTDNSKATKDPLALSPVVAKSVTTPTGTLISCNLKSLKDTVDIPLSYLTEELQVVQLDNRDEALVGGWVRTTVSDNYILVSNNKQTPYKLFTRDGKYITNIGAYGQGPNEYGNTYAEQLDEAHNRIYILPWQSDKLLVFDLKGNPQAPIPLCLRVPKGQFRVDTEKSEVTVTVLPFQGWPAVVWTQDFNGKRKNFVAPAHLTVPRDFSNEVFMGNNTSDYDVMLMVIMPTPRVDSLYHYNNAKNRLEARFTVEYANKDKIPWHGYSEYPRHFIGDVSFPVQMSKNTWGSTKPAKYIVDKKTLHGNYFHLYNDFLGTKEMQIWPSFGNGYYVSNMEPSQLKETLEKELARKDLPSTVRKRTQALVKSLNEDNNNVVLFAKMKK from the coding sequence ATGAAAAACAGAAGTATTATTTTCAGTTTATGCGCTTGTTCTTTATTAGCAATTTTTGCTTTTACAGACAACAGCAAAGCAACGAAAGACCCACTGGCACTATCGCCTGTCGTAGCCAAGAGCGTCACAACACCTACGGGAACATTAATTTCCTGTAATTTAAAAAGCCTGAAAGATACGGTAGACATTCCCCTGAGCTATCTGACAGAAGAACTCCAAGTGGTACAGTTAGACAATCGGGATGAAGCACTGGTAGGAGGTTGGGTACGTACTACTGTCAGCGACAATTACATTCTGGTTAGTAATAACAAACAGACTCCCTATAAACTTTTCACCCGTGACGGCAAATATATCACCAACATTGGCGCCTATGGCCAGGGACCGAACGAATACGGAAATACGTACGCTGAACAGTTAGACGAGGCCCACAACCGTATCTATATCCTACCCTGGCAAAGTGACAAATTACTTGTATTCGATTTGAAAGGAAATCCACAAGCCCCCATCCCATTATGCCTGCGCGTTCCTAAAGGACAATTCAGAGTAGACACGGAGAAATCGGAAGTCACAGTGACGGTACTGCCATTTCAGGGTTGGCCGGCAGTAGTATGGACACAAGATTTTAACGGCAAACGCAAAAACTTCGTTGCTCCCGCACATCTGACCGTTCCACGAGACTTCAGTAATGAAGTATTTATGGGTAACAACACCTCCGATTATGATGTCATGCTAATGGTCATTATGCCTACCCCGCGAGTAGACAGCCTATACCACTACAACAATGCCAAAAACCGTCTGGAAGCCCGTTTCACTGTCGAATATGCCAATAAAGATAAAATTCCCTGGCATGGCTATTCCGAATATCCGCGCCATTTTATAGGCGACGTTTCTTTCCCGGTACAAATGTCTAAAAACACATGGGGAAGCACTAAGCCTGCCAAATATATTGTAGACAAAAAGACACTGCACGGCAACTATTTCCACTTGTACAATGACTTTTTAGGAACAAAGGAGATGCAGATATGGCCGTCTTTCGGCAACGGATATTACGTCTCTAACATGGAACCGTCACAACTAAAAGAAACACTAGAGAAAGAACTGGCAAGAAAAGATCTCCCCAGCACAGTACGAAAACGTACACAAGCGTTAGTGAAATCATTAAACGAAGACAATAACAACGTTGTTCTCTTTGCTAAAATGAAAAAATAA